A part of Desulfobacter sp. genomic DNA contains:
- the cutC gene encoding choline trimethylamine-lyase yields the protein MDIRDFSEKLAEATKHMSPQERESLKKMFESVSAEIAKEAPANGAAAAAAPASFAPAGTGIPEGPTERHAALKANFLKQVPSITTHRARAITKIAKENPGMPKTVLRGKCFKYCCETAPLVIQENELIVGAPNGAPRAGSCSPDIAWRWMLDELDTIGTRAQDPFFISEEDKKIMREELFPYWEGKSVDEYCEDQYREAGLWEMSGESYVSDCSYHAVNGGGDSNPGYDVILMKKGMLDIQAEAREHLEKLDYANPEDIDKIYYYKSLIDTAEGVMIYARRLSEYASQLAAKEADPRRRAELEKIAAVNARVPAHKPETFWEAIQAVWTIESLLTVEENQTGMSIGRVDQYMYPLFKADLEAGRMTEYEAFDLAGCMLIKMSEMMWITSADGSKFFAGYQPFVNMCLGGVTRDGRDATNDLTYLLMDAVRHVKIYQPSLATRVHNKSPQKYLKKIVDVIRSGMGFPAIHFDDTHIKMMLAKGVSIEDARDYCLMGCVEPQKSGRLYQWTSTGYTQWPICIELVLNNGVPLWYGKPVTPDYGDVNSFDTWEKFEGAVKDTIKWVTEKTSIATVISQRVHRELAPKPLMSMMYEGCMESGKDVSAGGAMYNFGPGVIWSGLATYADSMAAIKKLVFEDKKYTLAQMNEALKADFVGFEQIKADCLAAPKYGNDDDYADMIAADLINFTEMEHRKFKTLYSVLSHGTLSISNNTPFGQLLGASANGRNAWLPLSDGISPTQGADFKGPTAIIKSISKLSNDNMNIGMVHNFKLMSGLLSTKEGEDGLITLIRTACMLGNGEMQFNYLDNDVLLDAQKHPENYRDLVVRVAGYSAFFVELCKDVQDEIISRTMLHQVV from the coding sequence TTGGATATTCGTGATTTTTCTGAAAAACTTGCGGAAGCCACCAAACATATGAGCCCCCAGGAACGCGAGTCCCTGAAAAAAATGTTTGAAAGCGTTTCCGCCGAGATCGCCAAAGAAGCGCCCGCCAACGGTGCTGCGGCAGCTGCCGCCCCGGCCTCTTTTGCTCCGGCCGGCACCGGGATCCCCGAGGGCCCCACCGAACGCCACGCGGCCCTGAAGGCCAATTTCCTGAAACAGGTGCCCTCCATCACCACCCACCGGGCCCGGGCCATCACCAAGATCGCCAAGGAAAACCCCGGCATGCCCAAGACCGTTCTCCGCGGCAAATGCTTCAAGTACTGCTGCGAGACCGCACCCCTGGTCATCCAGGAGAACGAGCTCATCGTCGGTGCCCCCAACGGCGCTCCCCGTGCAGGCTCCTGCTCTCCGGACATTGCATGGCGGTGGATGCTGGACGAGCTGGATACCATCGGCACCCGTGCCCAGGATCCCTTCTTTATTTCAGAAGAAGACAAAAAGATCATGCGGGAAGAGCTTTTCCCCTACTGGGAAGGCAAATCCGTTGATGAATACTGCGAAGACCAGTACCGGGAAGCCGGCCTCTGGGAAATGTCCGGTGAATCCTATGTCTCCGACTGCTCCTACCATGCCGTGAACGGCGGCGGCGACTCCAACCCCGGATACGACGTCATCCTCATGAAAAAGGGCATGCTGGACATCCAGGCCGAAGCCAGGGAGCACCTGGAAAAACTGGATTATGCAAATCCTGAAGATATTGACAAGATCTACTACTACAAGTCCCTCATTGACACTGCCGAGGGTGTAATGATCTACGCCCGGCGCCTCTCCGAGTACGCCTCCCAGCTGGCCGCCAAAGAGGCGGATCCCCGCCGGCGTGCCGAGCTGGAAAAGATCGCCGCCGTCAATGCCCGGGTGCCTGCCCACAAGCCCGAAACCTTCTGGGAAGCCATCCAGGCGGTATGGACCATCGAGTCCCTGCTGACCGTTGAGGAGAACCAGACCGGCATGTCCATCGGCCGTGTTGACCAGTACATGTACCCCTTATTCAAGGCCGACCTTGAAGCCGGCCGCATGACCGAATACGAAGCATTCGATCTGGCGGGCTGTATGCTCATCAAGATGTCCGAAATGATGTGGATCACCTCCGCAGACGGCTCCAAGTTCTTTGCCGGTTACCAGCCCTTCGTCAACATGTGCCTGGGCGGCGTGACCCGTGACGGACGGGATGCCACCAACGACCTGACCTACCTGCTCATGGATGCGGTCCGGCACGTGAAGATCTACCAGCCTTCCCTGGCCACCCGTGTGCACAATAAGTCCCCCCAGAAATACCTGAAAAAGATTGTGGACGTCATCCGGTCCGGCATGGGTTTCCCTGCCATCCATTTTGACGACACCCACATCAAAATGATGCTGGCCAAGGGCGTTTCCATTGAAGATGCCCGGGATTACTGCCTCATGGGCTGTGTAGAGCCCCAGAAATCCGGCCGCCTCTACCAGTGGACCTCCACCGGTTACACCCAGTGGCCCATCTGCATCGAGCTGGTGCTCAACAATGGGGTGCCCCTCTGGTACGGCAAACCGGTTACCCCGGATTACGGTGACGTCAATTCCTTTGACACCTGGGAAAAATTTGAAGGTGCCGTTAAGGACACCATTAAATGGGTCACCGAAAAGACCTCCATTGCAACGGTTATCTCCCAGCGGGTCCACAGGGAACTGGCTCCCAAACCCCTGATGTCCATGATGTACGAAGGCTGCATGGAATCCGGCAAGGATGTGTCCGCCGGCGGTGCCATGTACAACTTCGGCCCCGGGGTTATCTGGAGCGGCCTGGCCACCTACGCCGACTCCATGGCTGCCATCAAGAAGCTGGTATTTGAAGACAAGAAATACACCCTGGCCCAGATGAACGAAGCCCTGAAAGCCGACTTCGTCGGGTTTGAGCAGATCAAGGCCGACTGCCTGGCTGCCCCCAAATACGGTAACGATGACGATTACGCCGATATGATCGCCGCCGATCTCATCAACTTCACCGAAATGGAGCACAGAAAATTTAAAACCCTGTACTCCGTACTGAGCCACGGCACCCTGTCCATCTCCAACAACACCCCCTTCGGCCAGCTGCTGGGCGCCTCCGCCAACGGACGTAATGCCTGGCTGCCCCTGTCCGACGGCATCAGCCCCACCCAGGGCGCGGACTTTAAGGGCCCCACCGCCATTATCAAGTCCATCTCCAAGCTGTCCAACGACAATATGAACATCGGCATGGTGCACAACTTCAAGCTGATGTCCGGGCTGCTGTCCACCAAGGAAGGCGAAGACGGGCTGATCACCCTGATCCGTACCGCCTGCATGCTGGGCAACGGAGAGATGCAGTTCAACTACCTGGATAACGACGTGCTTCTGGATGCCCAGAAGCATCCTGAAAACTACCGCGACCTGGTGGTCCGGGTTGCCGGGTACAGCGCCTTCTTTGTGGAGCTGTGCAAGGATGTTCAGGATGAGATTATCTCCAGAACCATGCTGCATCAGGTAGTGTAA
- a CDS encoding aldehyde dehydrogenase family protein, translated as MNIIDNDLLSIQEARILAENAFEAQKILAGFSQEKLDRIVESMAEAVEARVEDLALMSHEETEYGIPGDKLKKNQFVCGYARRQLRSMRCVGIINEDRQMQMMDVGVPMGVVLALCPATSPVSTTLYNAMIAVKSGNSMVFSPHPRARKTMGVVLDIIISAAQAAGMPKGAVAYLHTVAAGGTRELMNHSLVSMILNTGVPSMLADAEKAGKPLIYAGTGNGPAFIERTADVDQAVKDIIASKTFDNGIVAAAEQSIVVDGPIDGQVRAALEANGAYFMTKEEADRLAGLFYCPVGGLNPKMVGICARDLAFRAGITVPGNVSVLIAERKYVSPSDPYLKEKLCPILTYYVEEDWREACEKCIEILLTERGGHTLVIHSGDEDVIRQFALKKPVARVLVNTPATLGGMGATTNMFPSMTLGSGSAGHGITSDNVSPLNLIYVRKVGYGVRKADAIDLNKETPSLSAPKTIDADTDSEKLQILYRILKGAVDGKVNP; from the coding sequence ATGAATATCATAGACAACGATCTGCTCTCCATCCAGGAAGCCCGGATTCTGGCAGAAAACGCCTTTGAAGCCCAGAAAATCCTTGCCGGTTTTTCCCAGGAAAAACTGGACAGGATCGTGGAATCCATGGCCGAGGCCGTGGAGGCCCGGGTCGAGGATCTGGCCCTCATGTCCCATGAGGAAACCGAGTACGGTATTCCCGGAGACAAGCTCAAGAAAAATCAATTCGTCTGCGGATATGCCCGCAGGCAGCTGCGGTCCATGCGCTGCGTGGGCATCATCAATGAAGACCGGCAGATGCAGATGATGGACGTGGGCGTGCCCATGGGCGTGGTCCTGGCGCTTTGCCCGGCCACAAGCCCGGTTTCCACCACCCTGTACAATGCCATGATCGCCGTTAAATCCGGTAATTCCATGGTTTTTTCCCCCCATCCCAGGGCCAGGAAAACCATGGGCGTGGTGCTGGACATCATCATTTCCGCGGCCCAGGCCGCTGGGATGCCCAAGGGCGCGGTGGCCTATCTGCACACCGTGGCCGCCGGCGGTACCCGGGAGCTGATGAACCACAGTCTGGTTTCCATGATCCTGAACACCGGCGTCCCCTCCATGCTGGCGGATGCCGAAAAAGCAGGAAAGCCCCTGATTTATGCCGGGACCGGAAACGGGCCGGCCTTTATCGAGCGCACCGCCGATGTTGACCAGGCCGTAAAGGACATCATTGCCAGCAAGACATTTGATAACGGTATTGTTGCGGCTGCCGAGCAGTCCATAGTGGTAGACGGGCCCATAGACGGGCAGGTGAGGGCGGCCCTTGAGGCCAACGGCGCCTATTTCATGACCAAAGAGGAGGCCGACCGGCTTGCGGGATTGTTTTACTGCCCCGTGGGCGGACTCAACCCCAAAATGGTGGGGATTTGTGCCAGGGACCTGGCCTTCAGGGCGGGGATTACCGTTCCGGGAAATGTCAGTGTTCTCATTGCAGAGCGCAAATATGTCTCCCCCAGCGATCCCTACCTCAAGGAGAAGCTTTGCCCCATTCTGACCTATTATGTGGAAGAAGATTGGCGTGAAGCCTGCGAAAAGTGCATTGAAATCCTGCTCACCGAGCGCGGCGGGCATACCCTGGTGATCCATTCCGGGGATGAAGATGTTATCCGCCAGTTTGCATTGAAAAAACCCGTTGCCAGGGTGCTGGTCAATACCCCGGCCACCCTGGGGGGCATGGGGGCCACCACCAATATGTTCCCCTCCATGACCCTGGGCAGCGGCTCCGCCGGCCACGGCATTACATCCGACAACGTGTCGCCACTTAACCTCATTTACGTCCGCAAGGTGGGCTACGGGGTAAGGAAGGCCGACGCCATAGATTTAAATAAAGAGACACCTTCTCTCTCAGCTCCCAAGACGATTGACGCTGATACGGATTCTGAAAAACTGCAGATCCTCTATCGCATTCTCAAAGGGGCGGTTGACGGGAAGGTAAACCCCTAA
- a CDS encoding BMC domain-containing protein, producing the protein MAKARALGMVETFGLVFVLEAADAMVKAADVELEGYENTASGYISVLVRGDVAACQAAVEAGVQAVKEMEGELYSSVVIPTPHPDLEKITKRYKIENLLPQEA; encoded by the coding sequence ATGGCCAAAGCAAGAGCATTGGGAATGGTTGAGACCTTCGGTCTTGTATTCGTGCTGGAGGCGGCAGACGCCATGGTAAAGGCTGCTGACGTTGAACTTGAAGGGTATGAGAATACTGCTTCCGGTTATATTTCCGTTCTGGTCCGGGGCGATGTGGCTGCCTGCCAGGCGGCTGTTGAAGCCGGTGTCCAGGCGGTAAAAGAGATGGAAGGCGAACTCTACTCTTCAGTGGTTATCCCCACGCCCCATCCGGACCTGGAGAAAATCACCAAACGCTACAAAATAGAAAACCTGCTGCCCCAGGAAGCCTAA
- a CDS encoding BMC domain-containing protein, producing the protein MRYQGEEALGLIETLGMVPALHAADQMLKAADVELISYENIGSTLVTIMVKGDVAAVKASVEAGAKAAESIGKLTAQNVMPRPIREVGDIVSVHDVDFE; encoded by the coding sequence ATGCGGTACCAAGGAGAAGAAGCATTAGGACTTATCGAAACCCTGGGCATGGTGCCCGCGCTGCATGCTGCGGACCAGATGCTCAAGGCTGCTGACGTTGAACTGATTTCTTACGAGAACATCGGCTCCACCCTCGTGACCATCATGGTCAAGGGTGATGTGGCTGCTGTGAAGGCTTCCGTTGAAGCCGGCGCCAAGGCTGCTGAGTCCATCGGCAAACTGACGGCCCAGAACGTAATGCCCCGTCCCATCAGGGAAGTGGGTGACATTGTTTCTGTCCATGACGTTGATTTCGAGTAA
- a CDS encoding iron-containing alcohol dehydrogenase, whose amino-acid sequence MTQFNGRTKICYGEDAMNVIETLPLKRALVVTDPFMTQIGFADRIISALDRARIPHSLFDRVEPDPSLETVTLGTHELVQAGADGIIALGGGSAIDAAKAMMYFAYKAMGEKDKPLLVVIPTTSGTGSEVTSFSVVTDTANQTKIPLSDELLIPDMAILDARFTRTVPPAITADTGMDVLTHAIEAFTSVDANIFADIYSEHAIRDVFKYLVRAYENGDDMRARERMMVASCMAGTAFSNCGLGICHSLAHALGGIFHIPHGKANAVMLPHAITFNTLEAGERYKTIAEMINLPASSVATGTKSLVLAVQSLNEHMNIPLRIRDLDIEEAEFKSALGDLSVKALEDPCSAYNPRKPSFEEIRHLFEQAW is encoded by the coding sequence ATGACCCAGTTTAACGGAAGAACAAAAATCTGCTATGGCGAAGACGCCATGAACGTTATTGAGACCCTGCCTCTGAAACGGGCCCTGGTGGTCACCGACCCCTTCATGACCCAGATCGGATTTGCTGACCGGATCATCAGCGCCCTGGACCGGGCCAGGATTCCCCACAGCCTCTTTGACCGGGTGGAACCCGACCCCTCCCTGGAGACCGTCACCCTGGGCACCCATGAACTGGTACAGGCCGGGGCAGACGGCATCATCGCCCTGGGGGGCGGCTCTGCCATCGATGCGGCCAAGGCCATGATGTACTTTGCCTACAAGGCCATGGGCGAAAAAGACAAGCCCCTGCTGGTGGTCATCCCCACCACCTCCGGCACCGGCTCCGAGGTCACCTCTTTTTCCGTGGTCACGGACACGGCCAACCAGACCAAAATCCCCCTGTCCGACGAGCTGCTCATCCCGGACATGGCCATCCTGGACGCCCGGTTCACCCGGACCGTGCCCCCGGCCATCACCGCGGACACGGGCATGGATGTGCTCACCCATGCCATTGAGGCGTTTACCTCGGTGGATGCCAACATCTTTGCCGACATCTACTCGGAGCACGCCATCCGGGATGTATTCAAATACCTGGTCCGGGCCTATGAAAACGGGGATGACATGCGGGCCAGGGAACGGATGATGGTGGCCTCCTGCATGGCCGGCACCGCCTTTTCCAACTGCGGACTGGGTATCTGCCACAGCCTGGCCCACGCCCTGGGCGGGATCTTTCACATCCCCCACGGCAAGGCCAACGCCGTGATGCTGCCCCACGCCATCACATTCAACACCCTGGAAGCCGGCGAGCGGTACAAAACCATTGCCGAAATGATCAACCTGCCGGCATCCTCCGTGGCCACGGGCACAAAGAGTCTGGTTCTGGCCGTCCAGAGCCTTAACGAACATATGAACATTCCCCTGCGGATCCGGGATCTGGACATTGAAGAAGCCGAATTCAAATCCGCCCTGGGGGACCTGTCGGTAAAGGCACTGGAAGACCCCTGCTCGGCCTATAACCCCAGGAAACCCTCCTTTGAAGAGATACGCCACCTATTTGAACAGGCCTGGTAA